One Vicugna pacos chromosome 31, VicPac4, whole genome shotgun sequence genomic region harbors:
- the LOC140690597 gene encoding uncharacterized protein — protein sequence MGATSGSRALPRFSTSQPARLDPAAQVQVQELQASQEQQDQQERQALQEWQDQQERQALQERRALQEWQALQELQALQERLDEQEWQALQELQALQEWQALQELQAPQERLDQQEWRALQERLDQQEWRALQEQLDQQEWRALQEQLDQQERQALQDRWALQERQALQERLDQQEQQALQELQAPQERLDQQEWRALQERLDQQEWRALQEQLDQQEWRALQEQLDQQERQALQDRWALQERQALQEWQDQQERQALQELQALQERLDQQEQQVLQEWLDQQEWRALQERLDQQERQALQERRALQERRALQEWQALQELQAPQERLDQQEWRALQEQLDQQERQALQDRWALQERQEWQDQQERQALQERRALQEWQALQELQALQEWQALQELQAPQERLDQQEWRALQERLDQQEWRALQEQLDQQEWRALQEQLDQQERQALQDRWALQERQALQEWQDQQERQALQELQALQERLDQQEQQVLQEWLDQQEWRALQERLDQQERQALQERRALQERRALQEWQALQELQAPQERLDQQEWRALQEQLDQQERQALQDRWALQERQALQEPWALQERRALQERLDQEERQALQELQVVQERQDQQERQALQERLDEQEQQALQELQVSEPCLARTTPASAPLDRLLPDQTGTLVISVTREARDTP from the exons cggcccaggtgcaggtgcaggaactgcaggcttctcaggagcagcaagatcagcaggagcggcaggctcttcaggagtggcaagatcagcaggagcggcaggctcttcaggagcggcgggctcttcaggaatggcaggctcttcaggagctgcaggctcttcaggagcggctagatgagcaggaatggcaggctcttcaggagctgcaggctcttcaggaatggcaggctcttcaggagctgcaggctcctcaggagcggctagatcagcaggaatggcgggctcttcaggagcggctagatcagcaggaatggcgggctcttcaggagcagctagatcagcaggaatggcgggctcttcaggagcagctagatcagcaggagcgtcaggctcttcaggatcggtgggctcttcaggagcggcaggctcttcaggagcggctagatcagcaggaacagcag gctcttcaggagctgcaggctcctcaggagcggctagatcagcaggaatggcgggctcttcaggagcggctagatcagcaggaatggcgggctcttcaggagcagctagatcagcaggaatggcgggctcttcaggagcagctagatcagcaggagcgtcaggctcttcaggatcggtgggctcttcaggagcggcaggctcttcaggagtggcaagatcagcaggagcggcaggctcttcaggagctgcaggctcttcaggagcggctagatcagcaggaacagcaggttcttcaggagtggctagatcagcaggaatggcgggctcttcaggagcggctagatcagcaggaacggcaggcgcttcaggagcggcgggctcttcaggagcggcgggctcttcaggaatggcaggctcttcaggagctgcaggctcctcaggagcggctagatcagcaggaatggcgggctcttcaggagcagctagatcagcaggagcgtcaggctcttcaggatcggtgggctcttcaggagcggcag gagtggcaagatcagcaggagcggcaggctcttcaggagcggcgggctcttcaggaatggcaggctcttcaggagctgcaggctcttcaggaatggcaggctcttcaggagctgcaggctcctcaggagcggctagatcagcaggaatggcgggctcttcaggagcggctagatcagcaggaatggcgggctcttcaggagcagctagatcagcaggaatggcgggctcttcaggagcagctagatcagcaggagcgtcaggctcttcaggatcggtgggctcttcaggagcggcaggctcttcaggagtggcaagatcagcaggagcggcaggctcttcaggagctgcaggctcttcaggagcggctagatcagcaggaacagcaggttcttcaggagtggctagatcagcaggaatggcgggctcttcaggagcggctagatcagcaggaacggcaggcgcttcaggagcggcgggctcttcaggagcggcgggctcttcaggaatggcaggctcttcaggagctgcaggctcctcaggagcggctagatcagcaggaatggcgggctcttcaggagcagctagatcagcaggagcgtcaggctcttcaggatcggtgggctcttcaggagcggcaggctcttcaggagccgtgggctcttcaggagcggcgggctcttcaggagcggctagatcaggaggagaggcaggctcttcaggagctgcaggttgttcaagagcggcaagatcagcaggagcggcaggctcttcaggagcggctagatgagcaggagcagcaggctcttcaggagctgcag gtctcagagccctgcctggccaggaccactcctgcttctgccccactcgaccgtctgctgcctgatcagactgggaccttggtcatctcagtcacccgggaggcaagagacacaccctag